The following are encoded in a window of bacterium genomic DNA:
- a CDS encoding aldehyde dehydrogenase family protein — protein sequence MTSHESLLIAGASTPTSHYEIFSPYNNTRIASIPLPDGEAVEQAMRNAIRSFEQLMKVMPAHHRADILYRASQLMKDEHEKLSRLIAMEGGKPLRDARVEVTRAINTVKMIGDEVLQLNGQTITMDRAPGTENCLAYTIRVPLGPTLAISAFNHPVNLICHQVCAAFGAGNSVVVKPASQTPLSCLRIVELLLEAGAPEEALSVLPIPGARAQALVSDSRLRFVSFIGSHEVGWNIRRTVAPGTRVALELGGTGTAIIDKTADATQVYNTLVRGAFYHAGQVCVSVQRCFVHEDRYEEVSNEIAQRAAKLCVGDPLSPDTDVGPLISQTEVKRVQVLVQEAVQSGAQLLCGGETVGETCYLPTVLANTSREMNIVREEVFGPVICLEPYSDIETIISELNESKYSFQTALYTKDVDLAHEAARRIETKALIVNDSTAFRVDWMPFGGARQSGLGTGGTKDSLLDLTEERLVVIRIANL from the coding sequence ATGACGTCCCATGAAAGTCTTCTTATAGCAGGCGCATCAACTCCAACCTCCCATTACGAAATCTTCTCCCCGTATAATAACACGCGTATAGCCTCCATCCCTCTGCCAGATGGGGAAGCAGTAGAGCAAGCTATGCGTAATGCGATACGTTCATTTGAGCAACTCATGAAGGTCATGCCGGCTCATCACCGTGCAGATATTCTCTATCGAGCCTCTCAGCTCATGAAAGACGAGCATGAAAAACTCTCCCGTTTAATAGCGATGGAAGGAGGAAAGCCACTTCGAGATGCAAGAGTTGAAGTAACCCGAGCGATTAATACGGTGAAGATGATAGGTGACGAGGTGCTTCAACTTAATGGGCAAACCATTACGATGGATAGAGCCCCTGGAACGGAGAATTGCCTCGCGTACACGATTCGAGTTCCGCTGGGGCCGACACTTGCAATCTCTGCATTCAATCATCCAGTGAATCTGATTTGTCATCAGGTCTGTGCTGCCTTCGGAGCAGGCAACTCTGTGGTTGTAAAACCTGCATCCCAGACGCCTCTCTCATGCTTGCGCATCGTGGAGCTTCTGCTTGAAGCCGGCGCACCGGAAGAAGCGCTTTCCGTACTTCCCATTCCTGGGGCCAGAGCGCAGGCCTTAGTGTCAGATTCGCGGCTTCGCTTTGTCTCTTTCATTGGGAGCCACGAGGTGGGTTGGAATATTCGCAGAACAGTTGCTCCCGGCACCAGAGTGGCTCTTGAGCTCGGAGGAACAGGAACAGCGATTATTGATAAAACAGCAGACGCAACCCAAGTATATAATACTCTTGTAAGAGGTGCGTTTTATCATGCGGGACAAGTTTGTGTGTCAGTTCAGCGGTGTTTTGTTCATGAAGATAGGTATGAAGAAGTCAGTAATGAAATTGCACAACGTGCCGCCAAGCTTTGTGTAGGTGATCCTCTTTCTCCTGATACAGACGTTGGACCCCTTATTTCTCAGACGGAAGTAAAGAGAGTACAGGTGCTGGTACAAGAAGCAGTGCAGTCTGGAGCTCAACTTCTCTGTGGAGGAGAAACTGTGGGTGAGACATGTTATCTCCCAACAGTCCTCGCAAATACCTCTCGCGAGATGAACATCGTAAGAGAAGAAGTTTTTGGCCCCGTAATCTGTCTTGAGCCATATAGTGATATTGAGACGATAATTTCTGAATTGAATGAGTCGAAGTATTCATTTCAAACAGCGCTCTATACCAAAGATGTTGACCTTGCCCATGAAGCAGCAAGAAGAATTGAAACGAAAGCTCTGATTGTGAACGACAGTACGGCGTTTCGAGTTGATTGGATGCCATTTGGCGGAGCAAGGCAGTCAGGACTTGGCACTGGCGGGACAAAAGATTCGCTTCTTGATCTTACCGAGGAGCGTCTTGTTGTGATTCGTATCGCTAATCTTTGA